tgccctcacttggatgaactgtgccgggatcccccccTGACTTGTGCACCCCCCATACCCACAAGctatgatgttgttttgttgtgtgcatgttgcttttctgtgctgaggtgtttttttgcaccttgacactaggtattaatacacagtgtgaacagcacaacaaactacaggaTCAATGGAGACCAATGATCTTGAATCTTCAGATTCAGGAATCAGAGTTAATCAGGACTGAAATACATGGAAACATATTTAATGTCATGATAAAGAAATCCAGCATCAATGAACATCTAAAGGTCTGTAAACACTAAGTTGAAGTACTttcatgaaacaaaacaaaaaaacaaacgattcctttttaaatgtatgaatgttATTATTGATTCATATGATCAGCCTCAATCATATTTgtgtttacatcatatgaaatattTGATTTCTTTGACATAAACATCATGCTCCTCAGTTGAAGAGAAAAACATTATTGATTAACTTGTCTGAACTGGCACCTTCATTTCTGAAGTTAGGTCATGTGGATTCAGCGAtagtttatcatcttttgatgTGCAAGTAACTCTTTCTTATTTTTAGATTTCCTACTGTGCTTAATTGCTGCCTTCGTGACTAATACTGctcctactgctgctgctactggtcctcctactactactgctgcttctgctgcttctGGTCCTCCTCCTGCTAGTACTGCTCCTGCTACTTTTACTAATCCTATTCCTACTAATTTTAGTACTCCGTTTCCTCTTGCTCCTGCGGCGTTCACCTGCAGGAGGAACAAGAACATGTTTTACACAAAATAAGATGATTCATGTCCTTCAGAAACAATCCACAACTCTGAACATTTATGTGCaacacattttctcttcatGTGAAGATGAGAGGCAGCAGACCAGAGTGGTGCTGGAACCACGTCTGCTGATCTAAATCTCTGGATCTTTATGAGTGTGACACCGTCATGGAGGAGCGACGGCtgagaggacgaggaggagctcAGTCCTGTTAAAGGTCCAGGGTTTCACCCGGACCctcactaacacaaaccaccaggagaaacatgttttaacgcagtggtctccaacccctgggccgcggcccggtaccgggccgtggggcatttggtaccgggccgcacagagaggaaaaaattatttctgtagtcccgactgatgatggttgactctaaaaactgatggttcacaatgtttttattccttggatgtaaatacactgcaaacacaccgtaagagctattaaggaataaaatataatagagttagtctttcggTCCGtggtacagaaaaggttggagaTCAGTGTTTTAACGTACCTGCCGTTTCCCAGACCAGCCGTAGCGCATGTCATGGGCGAAGTGTTCAGAGTTGTATGTCACCTTGCTGTACTTTAGTTCTGTATCCACCATGGAACAGGCGTGCTCCACGATAACATAAACTGGACGAGGTGTGTATTTATCATCCAGGGGATTTTTGACTTTCCACTTGTTCCACTTCAGCAGCAGTTTCTCTTTCAACACTTTGCCCTTACTGGCCCACGTCCCTAAAAGGATGAACCATGGAGAAAAGTGTTTGAGCTGCAGTTCACTGAGATGACGCTGACACCTAAAGATGCTGACATGGTTCTACGTCTGCTCTGTTGCTGATTCACACCGTTGAGCAGCTGAGAACAACCTGAAATGTTGTTTAGTTTTGTTTCAGTCTGACATGTCGGAGGAACGAGGAAACTCACCGGCTTTTTGGAGGTGAAcgacgtctccatcaccaacatAAACAGCCCAGTGGTGAGAACCATCACGGGAGATCCGGATCAGGTCTCCAGCTTGGACCTCCCTTTGATTCTTCAATTAGGATcaaaacaatcaatcaatcattaaaGTGATTTTGTGACTACAACTGAAAGAATGATAAAAACAAACCAGGAAaccaggaaaaaagaaaaatttaatTTACAAACCTTGTCCGTGATTGGAGCGGCTGGGCTGCTGCGAACTGGAAGATCTAAAAAAGACACCAAAAGTGAGTTCAGAACATCAAAAAATATCTTTTAAGTTTGTGATCTCCAAAAAtgggcagcatggtggctttGTGGTTAGCATTGTTGCTTCACAGCAAGaagctcaattcaattcaattcaattcaatttttatttatatagcgtctaatacaacagagttgtctctagacgctttacagagacccatacccagaacatgaacaagcTCCCCGGTTCgcctcccaggcccagcagggtctttctgtatGGAGTttgcatatcagacatgacaccaaaagttatagcagaaaatagggccaaccaatcagaagaagggtcgggactaattcaggccaaagaaggtcaaggactcaatacagcgtccgatgacaccacccacaaatctgtatgtcaaaccattcaaaagttatagcagaaaatagggacaaccaatcagaagaaggggcggggctaattcagtccaattatggtcaaggactcaataccgagtccgataacaccacccacgactctttatgtcaaaccattcaaaagttatggcagaaaatagggagaaccaatcagaataaggggcggggctaattttcactaattatggtcaaggactcaataccgagtccgatgacaccacccacgactctttatgtcaaaccattcaaaagttatggcagagaaaagttttccggggggcgctgttgagccattttgccacgcccattaatgcaaaccaagaaatatcaaatttatcaccaggcctggcttgcatgcaaaatttggtgacttttgggtaactatcaaatatggaccaatcagatgaagggggggcggactttttggcgtctagcgttgccacggtaacgcttttgaaagagaaaagtaatgcacgtagtcgcagtatggagacgcatattttgatgtataacacacctgggtgcacgttacggttcgggccgtattaactgtcgaaggaatggcataaattgctccaaaattacgcgattaattcagaatgttaaaaatggccgacttccagttcggtttcggccatggcgccaagagacttttctttaagtttcgacatgatacaggtgtgtaccgattttcgttcatgtacgtcaaaccgtattatggggcttgaggcacaaagttttttctgtctgaaccaatcagatgaagggtggtcGCGCTTTTTGGAGTCTAGcgttaccacggtaacgcttttgaaagagaaaagtaatgcgtgttgtcgcaggatggagccgcacattttgatgtataacacacctgggtgcacgttacggttcgggccgtattaactgccgaaggaatggcatacatttcggcaaaattacaagattaattcaaaatggccgacttcctgttcataTTTGACAGCGCCCCTATTTGGTTCCCAATGGTGACCAAACCCACATGACAGCTGAGGTCAAGAGCTTTCTATAACAGCTGGTCCTATAGTCCCTTCTGTTGCTGAATGAAAAAGTTTTCAAACGTGCCCCAGGTTCAACATTCAGAGGTCAATATTTCCAAGCATGAGCCATGTATCATCTTCAGACTGGCATGATGTTGTTCTCCTGATCAAGGCCTTTGCAACGATGTAGCATATTTGGTTCTTTGATATGACAAAGTTTAAATTTTCACATGGACACAGCTGGTATAGCTTCACGACttataaacctaaccctaatccaCTCAGAAAACATTTACACATAATTTAATGAACACAGATTATATTAAAAGTACATTTACTTAAGTATACTTACTTATGTACAGTTTGAGGTATTTGCACTTCTTTTAACAGGAACCCGCAAGCAtgatcacatcacccccgttctggcctcccttcactggctccctgtctcttttagaattaatttaaaaatactattgtttgtttttaagtcacTAAATGGGTTGGCACCAAAGTACATCTCAGACCTCCTACAGGTTTACACTCCCTTGAGGTCTTTGAGGTATTCTACTCAGTCGCGTCTTGTCGTTCCTAAAACCAGGCAAAAAACCAGGGGCGACCGTGCTTCTTCAGCAATAGCCCCTAAACTTTGGAACGAGCTTCCTCCCCACATCAAAATGGCCCCCACACTAGAAATTTTTAAATCTCGtcttaaaactcatttttattctttggcttttaatccagcatgagagttgtgtggtctctgtcctgtcttttatgtttatgaatcactggttgtttctgtttggtgtgtttttatttcgtgcttttatgtgctcttatctattttactctgtttttattttttactattttGTTATGTCTTGCTTTActcattgtgcagcactttggtaaccttgttgtttttaaaatgtgctatataaataaagtggatGGGATTGGATACTTCGCTTCATTAATCAGTATTTTGTTAAAGTTTATACTTCACTATATTCATTAACCTGTTAATCACTAAAGCTCCCTGTTGGGGaaagtttagggttagggttactataAATCCTTCATTTATGCAATATTATGATATCAAGATTATACATATAGACCTTGTAGTGGCATGTCATTTAGGGCTATCCAGAAGCCTAGGGATTAAGAGGTTAAAGAGCTGTAGTTACTTTGCACTTTAATCCCAAACCTTCTCTTACCCACAGTATAAAGTATAGAAGGTATAGAAAAAGGAGCTCTGATTCAAGCATTTACAAAATGAAAATGCTGCTTATACATTAGTGGATCTGAAATCTCaatgaaattatataatttcaattacagtttttcacaattgtttaaacacatttcctgatagactacctcactttctcaaaac
This window of the Cololabis saira isolate AMF1-May2022 chromosome 21, fColSai1.1, whole genome shotgun sequence genome carries:
- the LOC133421977 gene encoding uncharacterized protein LOC133421977 isoform X2, translated to MAWSRGSAGAYPSYPQARGFDYPLDRSPDHHRDPYTGSRGSAGAYPSYPQARGFDYPLDRSPDHHRDPYTGSRGSAGAYPSYPQARGFDYPLDRSPDHHRDPYTGSRGSAGAYPSYPQARGFDYPLDRSPDHHRDPYTGSRGSAGAYPSYPQARGFDYPLDRSPDHHRDPYTGSRGSAGAYPSYPQARGFDYPLDRSPDHHRDPYTDLPVRSSPAAPITDKNQREVQAGDLIRISRDGSHHWAVYVGDGDVVHLQKAGTWASKGKVLKEKLLLKWNKWKVKNPLDDKYTPRPVYVIVEHACSMVDTELKYSKVTYNSEHFAHDMRYGWSGKRQVNAAGARGNGVLKLVGIGLVKVAGAVLAGGGPEAAEAAVVVGGPVAAAVGAVLVTKAAIKHSRKSKNKKELLAHQKMINYR